The window ACAAagttaactatatatatataagtatttccGCTCCTCTGCTCCTACTAATGTATAAAAATGCATGTATTATGTACATGCATGTATAACTTGACTCCTAATATAGTTTCCATTCTTTGATTCTCCTGCAAAACAATCCTTCTAGTGTTCATGTATTCCCAACAGCCTGATTTGGTCTTACATCTCTAAATATTAGTTGAAAACTAACATTGATCGTCTAATTATTTATTAGTAGATTTCAAATATACATTGCagttaatatatttgaaaatgttCTTTTAAGTTAGAAATAACGAAAGCTTTCGGAATGGATTAACTACATAAAGAATAAACACGGAATCTACAATATCTGTAGGTTAGAATCTGATAATGTTGGTCAACTTTTCCAGTGTCATTTGCTTAAAATAGAAAGACATAAGTCAAAGGAACAACCAATCTTGTGAGTTGTCTAAAAGACTTGTGTTGTGTCCAGAAAAACAAACACTGTCAgtttcctatctctctctcctcaatgttatttataaatcttttttatttcttgttttttcaGTTGTAACTTACACCGTAAATCACCAAAGTTACCGCTTCTCTTCTTTTGTTGCTTATCCCTCTTTGTCATCATTTCTAACAGAGGAAACTGTAAATAAAAGAGGATCAGAAAATATTTTCACCAAGGCCAACTTTGAGGGGTGAAGATCACTCTGTTGGTCTCACCTTTCTCAAACCCCTTACAAAATAATCAGTGGTGGAGAGAACACAAAACATATGATCCTGTACGGAGTAGGAACAGGGAATGATGGTGGATCTACCAATCACATATCAGACGGAGGAGGAAGAGTTGCACTGAAGAAAGGGCCATGGACGGCGGCAGAAGATGAGATACTTGCGGCGTACGTTAGAGAGAACGGTGAAGGAAATTGGAACGCCCTTCAGAAACATACATGCCTTGCTCGTTGCGGCAAAAGCTGCCGTCTCCGTTGGGCCAATCACCTCCGGCCTAATCTCAAAAAAGGCTCTTTCACAGGTGACGAAGAACGTCTCATTATCCAGCTTCATGCTCAGCTTGGCAACAAATGGGCTCGTATGGCCGCTCAGGTACAAACAACTAATATTTCTCTATTATGAAAAACTTCATTTGTTTCACATtgtataaaaattcaaaattaataaactTACCTGAAAATTAttgataatataaatttaaagtgAATTAACCAATCATGAGTAATACCGTAAAATGttattaatcaattaatttcAATAATTTCAAAGCTATATTAAAAGTATCAAAGCATTTCATATTGAACACCATAtcttttctaaaacattttacATTGTGAAACTGATAGGAGCAGTTGTTGTTACCCATGCTATgcgagaaaattaaaaaaaaaactaatcatttctgcgttttttttggttaaatagTTACCTGGACGAACAGATAATGAGATCAAAAACTATTGGAACACGAGATTGAAACGCCTTCAACGCCAAGGACTTCCTCTTTACCCTCCAGATGTCATCCCTAATCATCAGCTCCATCCACATCCACAACATCAACATCAACAGCAAAATCAACATCAACAAATGTATTTCCATCCACACTCATCACAGCCCAACACACCATCATCTTCTCCTCTTCCATCTCCAACACAACTAAACGCTAATCCCTCATCATCTTTCACTTTTCATACCACAAACGCATCAACCGCTAATCTCCTCCATCCTCTAAGCCCTCACACTCCAACCACACCGCAAACGCCTTCTCAGCTCTCTTCCAGGCCACCTCCACAGCCACTTTCATCTCCTTTATCTTCCCCTCTCAACAACCAATACCCGACTCTTCCTCTTttcaacaacaataacaataatACTAACTTTACTTTCCCTAGACCTCCACCTCTCCTCCAACCGCCTTCATCGCTCCTTGCCAGACGCTACAACAATTCTAACACTCCTCTCAATTACACCAACCGTGTTTCAACCGCACCATTTTCTCCTGTTTCAAGAGACTCTTACACTTCCtttctcacattaccttattcttCCTCTGCTGCTCCAAACACTCAACCCATTACTTACCACACTAACAATAATTATTCATCGTTCTCATTAAACCCTTCATCTTCGTCATATCCTACAACAACTTCTTCCCCAAGCTTTCTTCACTCCCACTACACTCCTAATTCTTCTTCCACCTCATTTCATACCAACCCGGGTTACTCCATGAAGCAAGACCTCCCTTCAAACCAAATCCCTCAGATATGTGCTTTTAATAATGTCAACAACTTCATAGACAATGAGAAAGGTCTTCACAGACGAAGTATAAGCTGCAGCCTCTTAGAGGATGTCATGGAAGAGGCTGAGGCTCTAGATGGTGGAGGCGGGGGCCGACCTCCTAAAAGGAGACAACTAACATATTCTCCTCTAAACAATCACCACAACAACAATGACAATGACTTCTTCTCAGTCACTTTTGGACAATATGATTCCTCTGAAAATATATGTTCCTTACAAGGTAAACTAAAACCGCAAAACTCTAGAAATCTAAACTTTATTTTCCTCTGGAtacagttttaaatatatttttttattgaaacacAGATTTGAAACCAAAGGAAGGGGAGACTCTTGAAATGAACACGATGCAAGAGGACATAGCTAAGCTTCTTGACTGGGGAAGTGATAGTGGAGAGATCTCTAATGGACAGTCATCTGCTGTGACTGATGAGAATCTAGTTCTTGATGTTCATCAGTTCGCTTCACTATTTCCGGCGGATTCCACACCTGCAGCAAACGACAACAATGATAATAATAACTTCTCATGGGACGACTTGGATTGAGTCAGCTGgaaaaaagattaaaaagaaTATACGGATCAAGATCAAGAAAAagattgattttatttttatcattatatatttttacatgtaTTTGTTGCAAAGTTCCATTTACTATTAAATGCTGTTTCATCCCTTAATTTTGTGATTATGGATACGTTCAtgtatttttcttcaaaatcctTCATATGCTGCTACTTTAGAAAGGAGTTAATATTTTCTCTTAATTTAGTGGACGTCcaataaattaagatatgaccCCTTTTCCCCGAACTGGCAAAATCATGATCTGATCACAACATCCAATCCTCACCCAATGATCGACGCTGACGTTAACGTTGACCTCGATCGACCTTCCTCATCCTTCACCGCGGCAGCAGCTAAAAATAACTGAAAGGACGCTCTTGAGTAGAAGGCGGGAGATAACAAAATGATCATGATCTGATCATAAAGACATGTTTCTTGAATCTTGACAGACAAGAAACTCTTACGGGGATGTGGCATTCGAAGCTTTGAGATAAATGAGTTATTTTGTTGTAGTTTTTCGGAGGAAACAGCCATTGAGACATGCTCATGGTTGAAGATGCTCTTCATGATGGATATGAACCAAAGGAAGAAGCCCCAAAATATCTGCTGAATGATTCTTAGATCTCATGATCTTTAACTACTTTTCTCTCTACAATGTGTGAAGATATATATCTAGACTCATGTTCATGTAGGATCAGGAAGTGTAATTTCCTTCATTTTCCATTTATTCAGGAGTTTTGGTTATGAGCAATGTCTCACTATAATGTaatgattttttcttcttttttaacaCCCAATTTTCTGaaacaatatattttagatattttcctctttatatatttgattttttactTATTTACGGTAACTATACTAATTTGTTTATTCCACTCATTCTCTTATAACTTTCTTAGGGTCACACTAGACATCATTTACAAGCAAACATAATTAGAGAAAGACAACATTTATCagcaaagaaaatataaaaatatttcaacaaaGAAGCTTTGAGATCCAACGTTTATGTTTACTTCCATATAAACTCAAACCATTTGCCAAAAGCAGCAGTGACAAATAAATATAAGACAAGACTTACAAGTCTGTCTGAACAAAAGAGGTTATCGGATAGCACCGGTCATATTAGCACCACCAAGGTTTGCCCCTTCCAAATGCTGTTACATAAACATATCTCAAGTATTAACCGTTTTAAGCTCTGCTCAAAAacttgaacaagagagagaaaaaaatcaatatcaaTCTGCGCATGTATGTTTTTGGATTGGACCTACCGCTTCTCGAAGATTCACATGCCTCAAGTAAGCTCGCTGAAGGTTCGCTCCTTTGAAGTTGGCATTACTCAACTTTGCACCCTATACCAGATAAATATTATCACTGCTTAGATTGTCTCATCATgcacaaaattaatatatagccTGAAACTGTGCAATAATAGAATTTGCTTAGTGCTTACCTTCAAATTTGCACCTTCTAAATTTGCTCCTTCTAAGTTGGCATTTGTAAGGTCTGCATTCTGATAGGcaagaaagaaaaatcaaacataatctGATTGACATAAGCAATTGAAAGCTAAATTTCTACGAAGATCACTTAAGGCACCTGCAAGTGTGCAGAGCGGAGATCTGCACCACAGAAGCTACAGTCCACTAAGCATGCATCTACAGTACAAAAAAGTTATGTTTTATAATGTAAAAAAAGATCTCCTTTCATAACAGTTTTGAAAGATCATCAACAAGCAAAATGAAAGGTTAGTCTATTCACCTTGTAAATTAGCACTCTGAAGACTTGTACCAGCTAACAACGCTCCTCTAAGGTTTGCGCTAGTAAACTCACACCTTTTTATAGGAAGGATAGAATTTAAATCTTTTAGCAAGTGTTGTCAAGTATAAATGATCTGATAATAAGATGAGAAAATCTGATAAACTCCTTACTCGCGCAGAATAGCATTGTGAAAGATGGAGCCCTCTGCATCAGCATCCTGTTTTTTTGAAATTGAGCATTTTAGTAGTAATTCAGCAGATATATGATTAAGCAAAAGATCTTCAAGGAAACCGCCAAATGATATGATAAATAGTACTCTTCTCCCTAAGCAGCAAAAACAAAGTTGGTACCAGCATACTTACACGAAATTTAGCTAACTGAAGATTTGTACGAGAGAAAAACACATTCCTCAGACAAGCATAGCTGAAATCCACAAGGGACAGGTCCTgcaatattcaaaaataaaaaaagtacaATTCCAGAAATACAAGAAGTCAGCTACAAGTACAAGAATCTGAGATTAAGAAATATTACCAGCTTAGAAAGATCAATTCCAGAAAGATTAACTCCTCGGAACCTGACTCTTTCTGATTGTATACATTTGATGATATCCACACGCGTTAATTCAGCTTCTACCTCACCAGTCTCTCTCCTTGAAGCTTTTAATATTTCTTTCAGCCCCTGAAAAATAACAAGAAGAGAAGGCAAATGTTTAAGCAAAATGACTCCAGTTATGAGAAAACAGTAAGATGATAGAAAAGTTAAAGCTTACAAGAAGCTGGTAGTAGTCTGCTTCGCGCAAAAGCTCAGAACAATCAGGATCTGAGAGAGTAGGAGCAATGCCATCACGCAGCCAGTTTAAGATATGTCGGAAGTGCTTCCCATCTCTATCTATGAATACATATCCCTGCAACGTAATCAACTACTTTAGTTGATATACTTCTGTCACAAGTGCTACATATACTCTTGAATCAAGAAAGCATTTCAACTGATAGTTGCATTTCGAAACACTTCTTAAGATGGGTATCTAAAACCAGAGTCTCTCTACTTTACTAGTTTCTAGTTTTATCATTAAACGAAGAGGCTACTCGAGCAAATAACCAAATATATACAACTCAGTGGAAGCCTATGATATGAAATTAAAAGTAACAAAGGATGCAGATAAAACCGTTTTGGATTCGTTGGACATAGCGTGACGGCCACTAAACATGGCAGCGAGCATTGAGTCAGGCTCACGGTTAGTCAAAGTATCAATGGTAGTACAGAACTTCTTCCCACCTGCACATGAATGAACACAACATTTCATAAATGTTTTGAAAAAGAGAGGATTTTATAATCAACCCAATACACATTTGAGgtttaaaactgaaaaatttGGTAACTTGAGAATGATGCACCATCTCAATTACAGGACATAGTGTGTAATATTTGTGATACCATTTAGCAAATGTTTTCGTCTTCCAAACAACAAAAGATTCGCTCTAATAAACATATCCTGATGAATGAGAGTTTATTATTACCAATGTTAAGTCGAACCATGGAGGAGGACAATTCAGAAGTCGTGTCCATGAGTGGGAAGAGAAAGAACTTTTGCTGAAAGTCGATATCTTTGAAAAAAAACAGACGAATCTAGTTTGAGATCGAGACAAAAGGGGGAGAAGAATGTAGGTTTTAGAAATGAAATCAATATTGGTCTGAAGAATTTGAGTAAGATCGAACAAGCTACCTCTGAGGACTAATCAGAATCTAGCATCGCAATTCTGTATCAATTTCATCAGCAATGGATTTGGTTTTGGAGGATTCACAAAGCTTAAAGTCAACACTTTGTtccgacttttttttttgatgctTTTCCCGAGCAAGGAAGGTATATATTGATTTAATGGATAAGATCTGTAAGCCCATTATCACAAATTTAAGCCCagttttttgttataatatatgGAGTATAATTTTAGCTAAGATCGGTGATCAGTAGTTGTATTAGTAGTACTACTACTACGTAGCATACATCTCAATTTTATGCCACGAATAATAGCAAGGAAAATATgtccaaaaagaaaaagcaagGAAAACAGGTTTTCTAATTTGAGTTTGATGATACAAGTTAAGTAGACATGGACGTTACAAAAAAAAGCTTAAGAGCATTGCTACATATTACCATTCTTTAAAAGACAGAAACAGTTTCCTCAAGAGCTTTGGCTCGGCAGATAGGGAAAGAGGGGCTCCTATCCATCCACTTCATCACACTGACAGCCAGTATGGAAAACGTGCGAATGCCATCTTTTCAGGTTTTTTTCTCGAGGTAACAACTAGGACCGCACACGGATTGGATATCTAGATTTTTGaaagtatttgtgatttgtttcatatattatagatatataatattttttttgctttgtttCGGAAAATTACGGATATCCAGAAAAACggatatcaagaaaataaatagatatttacgAATATCTTATTCGTTTTGATtaatac of the Brassica rapa cultivar Chiifu-401-42 chromosome A03, CAAS_Brap_v3.01, whole genome shotgun sequence genome contains:
- the LOC103857012 gene encoding transcription factor MYB120, which produces MYFHPHSSQPNTPSSSPLPSPTQLNANPSSSFTFHTTNASTANLLHPLSPHTPTTPQTPSQLSSRPPPQPLSSPLSSPLNNQYPTLPLFNNNNNNTNFTFPRPPPLLQPPSSLLARRYNNSNTPLNYTNRVSTAPFSPVSRDSYTSFLTLPYSSSAAPNTQPITYHTNNNYSSFSLNPSSSSYPTTTSSPSFLHSHYTPNSSSTSFHTNPGYSMKQDLPSNQIPQICAFNNVNNFIDNEKGLHRRSISCSLLEDVMEEAEALDGGGGGRPPKRRQLTYSPLNNHHNNNDNDFFSVTFGQYDSSENICSLQGKLKPQNSRNLNFIFLWIQF
- the LOC103857013 gene encoding FH protein interacting protein FIP2; protein product: MDTTSELSSSMVRLNIGGKKFCTTIDTLTNREPDSMLAAMFSGRHAMSNESKTGYVFIDRDGKHFRHILNWLRDGIAPTLSDPDCSELLREADYYQLLGLKEILKASRRETGEVEAELTRVDIIKCIQSERVRFRGVNLSGIDLSKLDLSLVDFSYACLRNVFFSRTNLQLAKFRDADAEGSIFHNAILRECEFTSANLRGALLAGTSLQSANLQDACLVDCSFCGADLRSAHLQNADLTNANLEGANLEGANLKGAKLSNANFKGANLQRAYLRHVNLREAHLEGANLGGANMTGAIR